In Streptomyces paludis, the genomic stretch AGCGCGACTCCAACACCCCCGACCGGCTCGGGCTGCTGGGCGATCTGCGGCGCGCGCTGGACGCCGGCGAGGTCGAGCTGCATTACCAGCCGAAGGTCCGCTTCGACGGTCAGGTGGCCGGGCTGGAGGCGCTGGTGCGCTGGGTGCACCCGGAGCGCGGCCGGGTCCCTCCCGACGACTTCATCGCCATTGCCGAGTCCTCCGGTCTGATGCCTCACCTCACGGAATACGTACTGGAGAAGGCTCTCGCTCAGGTCGCGCGCTGGCGATCCCAGGGGCTGATGGTCCCGGTGGCCGTCAATGTCTCGCCGCGCGATGTGCACACCCCTGGTTTCGCGGGCGCGGTGGCGGCGCGGCTGGCCCGGCACGGCGTTCCGGCGGGCTCCCTCCAGCTGGAGATAACCGAGCATGTGCTGCTGGAGGACCCCCAGCGGGCCGCCGACACCCTCGCCGGGCTGACCGGGCACGGCGTGAAGATGTCCCTCGACGACTTCGGCACGGGGTACTCCTCGCTGGTCCATCTGCGCCGGCTGCCGGTGAGCGAGCTGAAGATCGACCGCTCGTTCGTGGCCCGGCTGGCGGTCGACACGGAGGACGCGGAGATCGTCCGCTGCACCGTCGATCTGGCGCACTCGCTGGGCCTGCTGGTCGTCGCGGAGGGCGTCGAGGACGACGAGACCTGGGAGCGGCTGCGGGATCTGGGCTGCGACGCCGTCCAGGGCTGGCTGGTGGCCGCCGCGATGCCGCCGCACGAGGCGACGGCCTGGCTGCTGGCCAGGGGCGAGCGCGGCTGGCAGCGCCCGGCGGAGCTGGCGGCGCGGGCGCTTGAGCAGCCGGGGGCGTCGGGGGCGGCTGCTTCGGCCTCGGCGGCGGCGTCGGCTGCTTCGGCTGCTTCGGCACAGGTGGTGCGGCAGTCGGGGCACGCCGTGCAGTAGTACGGCGTGCCCCGGTAGTGCGGCGCGTCAGTACAGCGCGTCCCGGTGGTACGCCGTGCGGCAGGTCGTGCCGTAAGGGCCGCTCCGGAGCCGTACGGGAGCCGTCCGGAGCCGTACGGGAGGGTGCGGCCGAGGTCGACGAACGGGGCCCGGGGGGTGAGCGTTTCGTGGCCGGGCGTCGCGGCCCATAGGATTGGGGCACATTCCCAAACACTCACCCTGAGGATCGCTGCATGCCTGGCATCACGCGCGAGGAGGTCGCCCACCTCGCCCGGCTGGCGCGTCTGGAGCTGTCCGGCTCCGAACTGGACCATTTCGCCGGACAGCTCGACGACATCATCGGCGCGGTCGCCCGCGTATCCGAGGTAGCCGACCAAGACGTACCGCCGACCTCCCACCCGCTGCCGCTGACCAACGTCATGCGCGCGGACGAGGTCCGTCCGTCGCTCACCCCCGAGCAGGCGCTCTCCGGCGCCCCTGCCCAGGAGCAGCAGCGTTTCAAGGTGCCGCAGATCCTGGGGGAGGACTAAACAGCCATGACGGACAACAGCAAGTCGGACAGCACCCGGTCGGACAGCACTCAGTCGGACATCACCAAGCTCACGGCCGCCGTGATCGCCGAGCGCATCGCCGCCGGTGAACTCACGGCCGTCGAGGTCGCCGAGGCGCACCTGGCCCGTATCGAGGCCGTCGACGAGAAGGTCCACGCCTTCCTGCACGTCGACCGCGAGGGCGCGCTCGCGCAGGCCCGCGCCGTCGACGCGAAGCGCGCGGCGGGCGAGAAGCTCGGGCCGCTGGCCGGTGTGCCGGTCGCGCTCAAGGACATCTTCACCACCGAGGGTGTGCCGACCACGGTCGGTTCCAAGATCCTCGAAGGCTGGATCCCGCCGTACGACGCGACGCTCACGAAGAAGCTCAAGGCCGCCGGCGTCGTCATCCTCGGCAAGACCAACATGGACGAGTTCGCCATGGGGTCCTCCACCGAGAACAGCGCCTACGGCCCGACCGGCAACCCGTGGGACGTCACCCGGGTCCCCGGCGGCTCCGGCGGCGGCTCGGCGGCGGCGCTCGCCGCGTACCAGGCCCCCCTGGCCATCGGTACGGACACCGGCGGCTCCATCCGCCAGCCCGCCG encodes the following:
- the gatC gene encoding Asp-tRNA(Asn)/Glu-tRNA(Gln) amidotransferase subunit GatC — its product is MPGITREEVAHLARLARLELSGSELDHFAGQLDDIIGAVARVSEVADQDVPPTSHPLPLTNVMRADEVRPSLTPEQALSGAPAQEQQRFKVPQILGED